In one window of Nitrospira sp. DNA:
- the smpB gene encoding SsrA-binding protein SmpB, with amino-acid sequence MSKDTDDQYKVIATNRKAYHDYFIEEKYEAGIVLRGTEVKSLREGRVNLQESYASVHEGEVFLHHCHISPYSHGNIMNHDPLRVRKLLLHKKEINKLLGKTQQKGLTLIPLRLYFSKRGQVKVELGLAKGKKLYDRRESLKTREAGREMERAIKGRKRDE; translated from the coding sequence ATGAGCAAAGACACCGACGATCAATACAAAGTCATCGCCACCAACCGGAAGGCCTACCACGACTATTTTATCGAAGAGAAGTACGAAGCCGGCATTGTCCTCAGGGGAACCGAGGTCAAATCGCTGCGCGAGGGGCGGGTGAATCTGCAAGAGAGTTACGCGAGCGTGCACGAAGGCGAAGTCTTTCTCCACCATTGCCATATCAGCCCCTACAGCCATGGGAACATCATGAACCACGACCCGCTGCGGGTCCGGAAGCTGTTGCTGCACAAGAAAGAGATCAACAAGCTGCTCGGCAAGACCCAGCAGAAAGGGCTGACGCTGATTCCGCTCCGTCTGTATTTTTCCAAGCGTGGCCAGGTGAAGGTCGAACTCGGTCTGGCCAAGGGCAAGAAACTGTATGACCGGCGCGAGTCTCTGAAAACCCGTGAAGCCGGCCGGGAGATGGAACGGGCGATCAAAGGCCGGAAGCGGGACGAGTAA
- the gyrA gene encoding DNA gyrase subunit A — MPPDERLGYIAIEDEMKSSYLDYAMSVIVGRALPDVRDGLKPVHRRILFGMNEMGLAHNRAYRKSAKIVGEIMGNYHPHGDSAIYDTLVRMAQDFNMRYPLVDGQGNYGSMDGDSAAAMRYTEARMTKLAEDLLADIDKETVDFGPNYDESLQEPLVLPTRVPNLLINGAGGIAVGYATNIPTHNIGEVIDGLLLLLENPEVTVAQLMKKIPGPDFPTAGFIYGMSGIKDAYETGRGLLKVRAKVNVETDERTDRERLIVTEIPYQVNKARLIEKIAELVQDERIKGIADLRDESSDREGVRVVIELKRGEIPLIVLNNLYKHTQLETTFGVIMLALVNNRPEVLNLKQILHHFIEHRREVIVRRTAYELRKAEERAHILEGLKIALDNLDAVIALIRRSQSPDEARAGLMSQFGLSDIQAGAILEMRLQRLTQLERQKLVEEYQDVLKQIEYLKSVLASEALVRKIIQDELAEVREAYKDARRTQIVKEEAEFTLEDLIAEEEVVVTISHTGYIKRNAVSLYRAQRRGGKGKIGMGIKDEDFVETLFTASTHDSLLFFTDAGKVFWLKVHEIPEASRGAKGKALVNLLALSKDEKVTATMPVKEYRDDRYVVMATKQGVIKKTELSAYSNPRQGGIIALSLDPGDKLIAVHVTDGQREILLGTKQGITIRFKEEDARPMGRTAHGVRGITLEEGDEVIGMETITPDSTTAILTVTEGGYGKRTPVNDYRVQGRGGKGIISVKTTERNGLAVGFLQVREGDEIMLMAAKGKLLRCKVDDIREVGRNTQGVRVLDLDGEDDRVIGVARLAEVVGEREDPAAEETPGA; from the coding sequence ATGCCGCCTGATGAACGCTTAGGGTATATCGCCATTGAAGATGAGATGAAGTCGTCGTACCTGGATTACGCCATGAGCGTGATCGTGGGACGGGCGCTGCCGGACGTGCGCGACGGACTCAAGCCGGTGCATCGCCGCATCCTCTTCGGCATGAACGAAATGGGCCTGGCCCACAATCGGGCTTACCGCAAGTCGGCCAAGATCGTCGGCGAAATCATGGGTAATTACCATCCCCATGGCGACTCGGCCATCTACGATACCCTTGTGCGCATGGCGCAGGATTTCAACATGCGCTATCCCCTGGTGGACGGCCAGGGCAACTACGGCTCGATGGACGGCGATTCCGCGGCGGCGATGCGCTACACGGAAGCGCGCATGACCAAGCTGGCGGAAGATCTGCTGGCGGACATCGACAAGGAAACGGTCGACTTCGGCCCCAACTATGACGAATCGCTCCAGGAACCGCTGGTCCTTCCGACCCGCGTGCCGAATCTGCTGATCAACGGCGCGGGCGGCATCGCCGTCGGTTACGCGACCAATATTCCCACGCATAACATCGGCGAGGTGATCGACGGGCTGCTCCTCTTGCTGGAGAACCCCGAGGTGACCGTCGCCCAGCTCATGAAGAAAATTCCCGGCCCGGATTTTCCCACCGCGGGATTTATCTATGGCATGAGCGGCATCAAGGACGCGTACGAAACGGGCCGCGGCCTCCTGAAGGTGCGGGCGAAGGTCAATGTCGAGACGGACGAACGGACCGACCGCGAACGGCTGATCGTCACCGAAATCCCCTATCAGGTGAACAAGGCCAGGCTGATCGAGAAGATCGCCGAGCTGGTGCAAGACGAACGGATCAAGGGCATCGCCGACCTGCGCGACGAATCCTCCGATCGCGAAGGGGTGCGGGTGGTCATCGAGTTGAAGCGCGGCGAGATCCCGCTCATCGTCTTGAACAATCTGTACAAGCACACGCAGCTGGAAACGACCTTCGGCGTCATCATGCTCGCGCTGGTGAACAACCGGCCGGAAGTGCTGAATCTGAAGCAGATCCTGCATCACTTCATCGAGCACCGGCGGGAAGTCATCGTCCGCCGGACCGCCTATGAGTTGCGCAAGGCCGAGGAGCGGGCCCATATCCTCGAAGGCCTCAAGATCGCCCTCGACAATCTGGATGCCGTCATCGCCCTCATCCGCCGTTCGCAATCGCCGGACGAAGCGCGGGCGGGGCTCATGAGCCAGTTCGGATTGAGCGACATCCAGGCGGGCGCGATTCTGGAGATGCGCCTGCAGCGGCTCACCCAGCTCGAGCGCCAGAAGCTGGTGGAGGAATATCAGGACGTCCTCAAGCAGATCGAGTACCTCAAGTCCGTGCTGGCCAGTGAAGCCTTGGTCCGCAAGATTATCCAGGACGAGCTGGCCGAAGTCCGGGAGGCCTACAAGGACGCACGCCGCACGCAGATCGTGAAAGAGGAAGCGGAGTTCACCCTGGAGGATCTCATCGCGGAAGAAGAAGTCGTCGTCACGATTTCCCATACCGGATACATCAAGCGGAATGCCGTCTCCCTCTATCGCGCCCAACGGCGCGGCGGGAAGGGCAAGATCGGGATGGGCATCAAGGACGAGGACTTCGTGGAAACGCTGTTTACCGCCTCGACGCACGACTCGCTCCTGTTCTTCACCGATGCGGGGAAAGTGTTCTGGCTGAAGGTGCACGAGATTCCGGAAGCCAGCCGGGGCGCGAAGGGGAAGGCCCTCGTGAACCTGCTCGCCCTGTCGAAGGACGAGAAGGTCACGGCGACCATGCCGGTGAAGGAATACCGCGACGACCGGTATGTCGTGATGGCGACGAAACAGGGCGTGATCAAGAAAACGGAACTGTCGGCCTACAGCAACCCGCGCCAGGGCGGCATCATCGCGCTGTCGCTGGATCCCGGCGACAAGCTCATCGCGGTGCACGTGACGGACGGCCAGCGGGAAATTCTGTTGGGGACGAAACAAGGCATCACGATTCGATTCAAAGAAGAAGATGCGCGGCCCATGGGCCGGACCGCCCACGGCGTCCGCGGCATTACGCTGGAAGAAGGTGACGAAGTGATCGGCATGGAAACCATCACGCCCGATTCGACCACGGCGATTCTGACGGTGACGGAAGGCGGCTATGGCAAACGCACGCCGGTGAATGATTACCGTGTCCAGGGCCGCGGCGGCAAAGGGATCATCAGCGTCAAGACGACCGAGCGGAATGGGCTGGCGGTCGGATTCCTCCAGGTCCGTGAGGGCGACGAGATCATGCTGATGGCCGCGAAAGGCAAGTTGCTCCGCTGCAAAGTCGATGACATTCGCGAAGTCGGCCGGAACACCCAGGGCGTCCGCGTGCTCGATCTCGACGGCGAGGACGATCGGGTGATCGGCGTGGCCCGGCTGGCGGAAGTCGTGGGTGAACGAGAAGATCCGGCTGCGGAGGAGACGCCCGGCGCCTGA
- the gyrB gene encoding DNA topoisomerase (ATP-hydrolyzing) subunit B, whose protein sequence is MATNESISKPKSDSYNADQIKVLEGLDAVRKRPAMYIGSTGVDGLHHLVYEVVDNSVDEHMAGFGETIEVTIHIDGSVTVIDNGRGIPTGMHSTQKKSAAEVALTVLHAGGKFEQGAYTVSGGLHGVGISVVNALSEWLELEIWQDGQVFEQRYERGKPGAPLQVTGKTKRRGTKVTFKPDGQIFEVLEYSFDILAQRLRELAFLNKGLEILLKDERKEKEQTFKYKGGIVSFVEHLNEAKTPIHKPIYVNVEKPDMILELALQYNDSYAENLFSFANNINTKEGGTHLVGFKAALTRTINSYANANDLLKKETESLSGDDVREGLTAVVSVKVRNPQFEGQTKAKLGNSEVKGIVEAAVNEALGTYFEENPPVARKIIGKAIDAARAREAARKAKELIRRKSALDGGSLPGKLADCAEKDPALSELYIVEGDSAGGSAKQGRDRKYQAILPLKGKILNVEKARFDKMLTSDEIRTLIMALGTGIGRKREEGDKPEKDAFDIAKARYHKIILMTDADVDGSHIRTLLLTFFFRQMPELLERGYIYIAQPPLFKVKKGKTEKYLKDEGLLNEYLADLAVEDVEVYVEGSQSYVTGRRLLPVLKKLIAFETFLQRLNKKQHEATILRAFVDEPGLDRELLKNRAALAQVVANAKRVLEAVYPKSTANLEIVEDEEHQSNKVVVRITGNGMVHTLDLTHELVGSADFRELQKLAPSTIGLGRAPYKLKAKGQEQTVSGTSELVKAIIDIGKQGLGIQRYKGLGEMNPSQLWETTMDPETRTLLKVKLEDIPGVDEIFTILMGDEVEPRRNFIQEHALEVRNLDV, encoded by the coding sequence ATGGCCACGAACGAGTCGATCAGCAAGCCCAAGTCCGACAGTTATAACGCCGACCAAATCAAAGTCCTCGAAGGCCTCGACGCCGTGCGGAAACGCCCGGCCATGTATATCGGCAGCACGGGCGTCGACGGATTGCACCACCTCGTGTACGAAGTGGTCGACAACAGCGTCGACGAGCACATGGCGGGGTTCGGCGAAACCATCGAGGTCACCATCCATATCGATGGCAGCGTCACGGTCATCGATAACGGCCGGGGCATTCCCACCGGCATGCATTCGACACAAAAGAAATCGGCGGCCGAAGTGGCGTTGACCGTCCTCCACGCCGGCGGCAAATTCGAGCAGGGCGCCTACACGGTGTCAGGCGGTCTGCACGGCGTCGGCATCTCGGTCGTCAACGCGCTCTCCGAATGGCTGGAACTCGAAATCTGGCAGGACGGCCAGGTGTTCGAGCAGCGGTACGAGCGCGGCAAACCCGGCGCGCCGCTGCAAGTGACCGGCAAGACGAAACGGCGCGGCACGAAGGTGACGTTCAAGCCGGATGGGCAGATCTTCGAGGTGCTGGAGTACAGCTTCGATATTCTGGCGCAACGGCTCCGCGAGCTGGCGTTCTTGAACAAGGGTCTCGAGATCCTCCTGAAGGACGAGCGCAAGGAAAAGGAGCAGACCTTCAAGTACAAGGGCGGCATCGTGTCCTTCGTCGAGCATCTCAACGAGGCGAAGACGCCGATTCACAAGCCGATCTATGTGAACGTCGAAAAGCCGGACATGATCCTGGAGCTGGCGCTGCAATACAACGACAGCTATGCGGAGAATCTGTTTTCGTTCGCCAACAACATCAATACGAAAGAAGGCGGCACGCACCTGGTCGGTTTCAAAGCGGCGCTCACCCGCACGATCAACAGTTACGCGAACGCCAACGATCTGCTGAAAAAAGAAACCGAATCGCTCAGCGGCGACGATGTGCGCGAAGGGTTGACGGCGGTCGTCAGCGTGAAGGTGCGCAATCCCCAGTTCGAAGGCCAAACCAAGGCCAAGCTGGGCAACAGCGAGGTGAAGGGCATCGTCGAAGCGGCGGTCAACGAGGCGCTCGGCACCTATTTCGAGGAGAATCCGCCTGTCGCCCGGAAGATCATCGGGAAAGCCATCGATGCCGCGCGCGCGCGCGAGGCGGCCCGGAAGGCGAAGGAGCTGATTCGCCGGAAGAGCGCGCTCGACGGGGGCTCGCTCCCCGGCAAGCTGGCCGACTGCGCGGAAAAAGATCCGGCGCTCAGCGAACTGTACATCGTCGAGGGAGATTCGGCCGGCGGCTCGGCCAAGCAGGGCCGCGACCGGAAATACCAGGCCATCCTTCCGCTCAAGGGCAAGATTCTCAACGTCGAGAAAGCCCGGTTCGACAAGATGCTGACGAGCGACGAAATCCGCACGCTCATCATGGCGCTCGGCACCGGCATCGGCCGCAAGCGGGAAGAGGGCGACAAGCCGGAGAAAGACGCCTTCGACATCGCCAAGGCGCGGTATCACAAGATCATCCTCATGACCGACGCCGATGTGGACGGCAGCCACATCCGGACGCTCTTGCTGACGTTCTTCTTCCGCCAGATGCCGGAGCTGCTCGAGCGCGGCTACATCTATATCGCGCAGCCTCCCCTCTTCAAAGTGAAGAAGGGCAAGACGGAGAAATATCTCAAGGACGAAGGGCTGCTCAACGAATACCTGGCGGATCTGGCGGTGGAAGACGTCGAAGTGTACGTCGAGGGCAGCCAGAGCTACGTGACGGGCCGCCGGCTCCTGCCGGTGCTGAAGAAACTGATCGCGTTTGAAACGTTCCTGCAGCGCCTCAATAAGAAACAGCATGAAGCGACGATTCTCCGGGCCTTCGTGGACGAGCCGGGTCTTGACCGCGAGCTGTTGAAGAACCGGGCCGCGCTGGCGCAGGTCGTCGCCAACGCCAAGCGGGTGCTGGAAGCCGTCTATCCCAAGTCCACGGCCAATCTGGAAATCGTCGAGGACGAAGAGCATCAGTCGAACAAAGTCGTGGTGCGCATCACCGGCAACGGGATGGTGCACACGCTGGACCTGACGCATGAATTGGTCGGCTCGGCGGACTTCCGGGAATTGCAGAAGCTGGCCCCCTCGACGATCGGGCTGGGCCGCGCGCCGTACAAGCTCAAGGCCAAGGGGCAGGAGCAGACGGTCTCGGGCACGTCGGAGCTGGTCAAGGCCATCATCGACATCGGGAAACAAGGGTTGGGCATCCAGCGCTATAAAGGGCTGGGAGAAATGAATCCCTCCCAGTTGTGGGAGACGACCATGGACCCCGAAACCAGGACGCTCCTCAAGGTGAAGCTGGAGGATATCCCCGGCGTGGATGAAATCTTCACGATCTTGATGGGTGACGAAGTCGAGCCGCGCCGCAACTTCATCCAAGAACATGCGCTCGAAGTGAGAAATTTGGACGTCTAA
- a CDS encoding DUF721 domain-containing protein, which yields MPRYSPFDSLGSILSGLAKRLGLESHLVELRLQQHWREIVGEPIASHTWPAQLRAKKLYLIVPNSVWLQQLTFLKPTLLAKLNEAAGTELVTEIILRLGEIPAPAAASSAEPAATSNPAPVPDISPAEAASHTAVIQDPDIRKRFTEVISTYPARTPSPPEGDPSRVP from the coding sequence ATGCCTCGCTACAGTCCGTTCGATTCGCTGGGATCCATCCTCTCAGGCCTTGCCAAACGGCTGGGCCTGGAGTCCCACTTGGTGGAGCTGCGCCTGCAACAGCACTGGCGCGAGATCGTCGGAGAGCCGATCGCCTCGCACACCTGGCCCGCCCAGCTGCGCGCAAAAAAGCTCTACCTGATCGTGCCGAATTCAGTCTGGCTTCAGCAACTCACCTTCTTGAAACCCACCCTGCTGGCCAAATTGAACGAGGCGGCCGGTACGGAACTGGTCACCGAGATCATCCTGCGCCTGGGCGAGATCCCCGCGCCGGCCGCAGCCTCCTCTGCCGAACCGGCTGCCACGAGCAACCCGGCGCCCGTTCCCGACATCTCACCAGCTGAAGCCGCGTCTCACACGGCCGTGATCCAAGACCCTGATATCCGCAAGCGCTTTACAGAGGTGATATCGACGTATCCCGCTCGGACTCCGTCTCCACCGGAAGGGGATCCGTCACGCGTCCCTTGA